A stretch of Natronococcus sp. CG52 DNA encodes these proteins:
- a CDS encoding MFS transporter codes for MRWRYQETVLALCTLAFFATMAGRLAISPVVGQITAEFDVSNSLIGVALTGMWMSYFASQYPSGILADRFGERPVILVAVGGTAVACLFLAVAPVFAVFVVGTILLGAVAGLHYSVATTLLTRTYDEIGAAIGVHNSGGPAAGLIAPPIAAWVGVRYGWRPAVAIAVPIAVLIFVLFTWRIEPTEPRRPDQPMGDRVDLEAILELLSRPQIAFPVALAIGGAFVWQATSSFLPLFLMEHRGQSEELAGLVFGGYFVVQATTQVGVGAVSDRYGRDLATAGCMILASAGFVLLVTVPGTAAILAAVVLVGTGLGWGAALLPRFMDVLSDAERGAGFGLIRTVYGFIGALGSVVTGALADVFGWGVAFTVLAGLLALVFCALVVNGLLSLGY; via the coding sequence ATGCGCTGGCGATATCAGGAGACGGTTCTCGCGCTGTGTACGCTCGCGTTCTTCGCGACGATGGCCGGCCGGCTGGCGATCAGCCCGGTCGTCGGACAGATCACCGCGGAGTTCGACGTCTCCAACTCGCTGATCGGCGTCGCGCTGACGGGGATGTGGATGTCCTACTTCGCCTCCCAGTACCCGAGCGGCATCCTCGCGGACCGGTTCGGCGAGCGCCCGGTCATCCTCGTCGCCGTCGGCGGAACGGCGGTCGCGTGTCTCTTCCTCGCCGTCGCGCCGGTGTTCGCCGTCTTCGTGGTCGGAACGATCCTCCTCGGCGCCGTCGCCGGCCTCCACTACAGCGTGGCCACGACGCTGTTGACCCGAACCTACGACGAGATCGGCGCGGCGATCGGGGTTCACAACAGCGGCGGCCCCGCGGCCGGCCTGATCGCGCCGCCCATCGCGGCCTGGGTCGGCGTTCGCTACGGCTGGCGGCCCGCCGTCGCGATCGCGGTCCCGATCGCGGTCCTGATCTTCGTGCTGTTCACCTGGCGCATCGAACCCACGGAACCGCGCCGGCCCGACCAGCCGATGGGCGATCGCGTCGATCTCGAGGCCATCCTCGAGTTGCTCTCGCGACCGCAGATCGCCTTCCCGGTCGCGCTCGCGATCGGCGGAGCGTTCGTCTGGCAGGCGACCTCCTCGTTCCTGCCGCTCTTTCTCATGGAACACCGGGGCCAGTCGGAGGAACTCGCCGGCCTGGTCTTCGGCGGCTACTTCGTCGTCCAGGCGACGACCCAGGTCGGCGTCGGCGCGGTCTCCGACCGGTACGGGCGGGACCTCGCGACCGCAGGTTGTATGATTCTCGCGTCGGCCGGGTTCGTCCTGCTCGTCACCGTCCCCGGCACCGCTGCCATTCTGGCGGCGGTCGTGCTGGTCGGAACCGGCCTCGGCTGGGGTGCGGCGCTCCTCCCGCGATTCATGGACGTCCTCTCCGACGCCGAGCGCGGCGCCGGATTCGGTCTCATTCGAACGGTGTACGGCTTCATCGGCGCGCTGGGTTCGGTCGTCACCGGAGCGCTGGCCGACGTCTTCGGCTGGGGCGTCGCGTTTACGGTTCTGGCAGGGCTGCTCGCACTGGTCTTCTGTGCGCTCGTCGTCAACGGGCTGCTCTCGCTCGGTTACTGA
- a CDS encoding TrmB family transcriptional regulator — protein sequence MSKTEEAVSALAELGLTEYEARCFVALTKISTGTAKEISQVSDIPRSRVYDTIERLERKGLVSVQQSDPREYRATEIETACERIREDYDSRINTAENALQQIETPDYTEDEGVWSISSTDHVTDRIVSFLELAEESIHHIIANDEVVMDDIRAALREATGRGVEVVLEVPTDEDRDELREAIPDATVVVAPDLETTNAVYSEWPAQLLLIDHESVVAAATKNSDLPDVVQETAIWTYGHDHGFAVWIRELLDDRRAFKDRDE from the coding sequence ATGTCTAAAACTGAGGAGGCAGTCTCAGCGCTGGCGGAACTCGGGCTCACGGAGTACGAGGCCCGCTGTTTCGTCGCGCTGACGAAAATCTCGACGGGGACGGCGAAGGAGATCAGCCAGGTCTCGGACATTCCTCGGTCGCGGGTCTACGACACCATCGAGCGACTCGAGCGAAAGGGGCTGGTCAGTGTTCAGCAGTCCGACCCCCGCGAGTACCGGGCGACCGAGATCGAGACGGCCTGCGAGCGCATCCGGGAGGATTACGACTCGCGAATCAACACCGCGGAGAACGCGCTACAGCAGATCGAGACGCCCGACTACACGGAGGACGAGGGTGTCTGGTCGATCTCGAGCACAGACCACGTCACCGATCGCATCGTCTCCTTCCTCGAACTCGCCGAGGAGTCGATCCACCACATTATCGCGAACGACGAGGTAGTCATGGACGACATCCGCGCGGCCCTGCGCGAGGCTACCGGCCGCGGCGTCGAAGTCGTTCTCGAGGTGCCGACCGATGAAGACCGCGACGAGCTTCGGGAGGCGATTCCGGACGCGACCGTCGTTGTCGCACCGGACCTCGAGACGACGAATGCCGTCTACTCGGAGTGGCCGGCTCAGCTCCTGCTCATCGATCACGAGTCGGTCGTCGCGGCCGCGACCAAAAACAGCGACCTTCCGGACGTGGTCCAGGAGACGGCGATCTGGACGTACGGTCACGACCACGGCTTCGCCGTCTGGATCCGCGAGTTGCTCGACGACCGGCGCGCCTTCAAGGATCGAGACGAGTGA
- a CDS encoding 4Fe-4S dicluster domain-containing protein gives MAIDPQFTENRENVDEHNGHAVWGPVDEPDELGIHGTHVAVDFDLCIADGACLEDCPVDVFEWVDTPGHPESEEKADPANEAQCIDCMLCVDVCPVDAIDVDAGRTA, from the coding sequence ATGGCCATAGATCCACAGTTCACCGAGAACCGGGAGAACGTCGACGAGCACAACGGTCACGCCGTCTGGGGTCCCGTCGACGAACCCGACGAACTCGGTATCCACGGCACCCACGTTGCGGTCGACTTCGATCTCTGTATCGCCGACGGCGCCTGTCTCGAGGACTGCCCCGTCGACGTCTTCGAGTGGGTCGACACGCCGGGACATCCCGAGAGCGAGGAGAAGGCAGATCCCGCGAACGAGGCGCAGTGTATCGATTGTATGCTCTGTGTCGACGTCTGCCCGGTCGACGCGATCGACGTCGACGCCGGACGAACCGCCTGA
- a CDS encoding DUF6757 family protein, protein MNCHYCDREAAFAADSDGLKVGLCEEHFRERLQELAEADGLETLKEQVDVDRAE, encoded by the coding sequence ATGAACTGCCACTACTGCGACCGTGAGGCCGCCTTCGCCGCCGATTCGGACGGGCTCAAGGTCGGTCTTTGCGAGGAACACTTCCGGGAGCGGTTGCAGGAACTCGCCGAAGCCGACGGACTCGAGACGCTCAAGGAGCAAGTGGACGTCGACCGCGCTGAATAG
- a CDS encoding PHP domain-containing protein: MPYADLHVHTTRSDGELEPTDVPEAARRDGVDVVALTDHDRRQPFDESVIERDGVTIVHGIELRVETECGQRVDLLGYGIEPTTELEAVTERIQRNRVERGQAIVDCVEDRLGIDLGVTVDDGFGRPHVARAIADHPDADCDYEGAFDRLIGNGDPCFVPRDVPSFERGRRVLAEAGRLVSLAHPLRYRDSERALELTADLDAVELHYPYGREVDRRPVERAIDRYDLLATGGSDAHDDRLGVAGLSRDAYRRLNIDS; the protein is encoded by the coding sequence ATGCCCTACGCCGACCTGCACGTCCACACGACGCGGTCCGACGGCGAACTCGAGCCGACGGACGTCCCCGAAGCCGCCCGCCGCGACGGCGTGGACGTCGTCGCGCTCACGGACCACGACCGGCGACAGCCGTTCGATGAGTCGGTGATCGAACGCGACGGCGTGACGATCGTTCACGGAATCGAGCTCCGGGTCGAAACCGAGTGCGGACAGCGCGTCGACCTGCTCGGCTACGGAATCGAACCGACGACCGAACTCGAGGCGGTGACCGAACGGATCCAGAGGAACCGCGTCGAACGCGGGCAGGCGATCGTCGACTGCGTCGAGGATCGGCTCGGAATCGATCTCGGCGTGACGGTCGACGACGGCTTCGGCCGACCGCACGTCGCGCGAGCGATCGCCGACCACCCCGACGCTGACTGCGACTACGAGGGCGCGTTCGACCGCCTCATCGGGAACGGCGACCCCTGTTTCGTCCCGCGGGACGTTCCGTCGTTCGAGCGCGGCCGACGGGTGCTCGCCGAAGCGGGGCGACTCGTTTCCCTGGCTCACCCCCTGCGGTACCGCGATTCCGAGCGCGCGCTCGAGCTGACGGCCGACCTCGACGCCGTCGAACTACACTACCCGTACGGCCGCGAGGTCGACCGCCGCCCGGTCGAGCGCGCGATCGACCGCTACGACCTGCTCGCGACCGGTGGCAGCGACGCTCACGACGACAGGCTCGGCGTTGCGGGACTCTCGCGGGACGCGTATCGACGGCTGAATATTGACAGCTGA
- a CDS encoding DUF5789 family protein — MLLNGTGEVIDDHEYPATTEELIADYGDRTLELPNGTETVEEVLARLASETFENPEEARFAVYSAVSNKAVGRVGYSDRDPTPPGSPYSPESVSF; from the coding sequence ATGTTGCTAAACGGCACCGGCGAGGTCATCGACGACCACGAGTACCCCGCGACCACCGAGGAACTGATCGCAGATTACGGCGACCGCACCCTCGAGCTCCCGAACGGGACCGAGACGGTCGAGGAGGTACTCGCCCGCCTCGCGTCCGAGACCTTCGAGAATCCGGAAGAGGCGCGGTTCGCCGTCTACTCCGCGGTGAGCAACAAGGCGGTCGGCCGCGTCGGCTACAGCGACCGCGATCCGACGCCGCCCGGCAGCCCGTACTCGCCCGAGTCGGTTTCGTTCTAA